The following is a genomic window from Scleropages formosus chromosome 11, fSclFor1.1, whole genome shotgun sequence.
agAACACATCTCTCTGCAGAGGAGATCAGAAGGACAAGTGGATGGACAATCCCCCAGTCTGGACCTCCTGGCTCCCTTCTGAGCTACTGCTGTGGATGCGTACTCTTACACGATCGTCGGGAATTTCGGGATGCGGTGGAGCCTCCATCTGCAAGATGGTGTACAAAATGTCATGGATGTGGTTGCTGAGGTGCAGGACAGGGTTGGCAATGACGGTTTTGGTGGGGGCAATGCTGGCGGACAGCAGTGGCAGCGTGGTGGGCAGAGGCAGAGGGGACTGCAGCTGCTTCACCGTGGTTTCCTAAATCACACCACAGGAGACATTAGGACAAATATTCAGCAGGACACACCCATAACTGCTTGAGCACTGTATAAATCAGAAGACATATACATGAGATGCATATCTCTCATTCCATGGTATGAGGAACCcattaaaacaaatgagaaagCTATGGGTGGAGACATGCTGTAGAGGCTGACCTGTTGGGATTCCTGCAACAGGAATATGAGCTCCATCCTGACAGAGGTAACACCTCCTCCCTTAGCTCCATGTAGGCTGCAGTAGCTGAGGAAGACCCGCAGCAGTGCCTGGTTCTTGCGTAGCCAGGCCTTGCGCCTCTCTGCATGCTGCTGTTTGGCTTGCAACCGACGTCTCTCCAGCTGGTGGCGCTCGTACGCCCCTGCATCTGTTCTATCCAGAGCTTCGTCCAGCTCGCCCGAGCCCTCGTCCTCCTTCCATTTGTCTAGCTCGCCGGTCACCTCCTTTCCCCCAACCTTGTAGTTGCAAATCTTGTGCATGGCGCCAATCTCCTTCTCCAGCCAGTTATAGAGCTGGAAGCGCAGCTTCCCACCGTCCACCTCGTACCCAGTAGCCAGAGTACGCAGTTCTGTCATCAGGATCTTCAGGCAGGCACGGAACTTCAGCTGCTCCGCAATCACGTCCACCTCAGAGTCTCCAGCCGAGTCTTCTCTCTGAAGGCTGGACATTTTCTGGCCCGTTTGctctttctgcttctcttttttctcaTCAGTTTCAGACTTCATTGTCAAGccaccatcatcatcctcctcctcctcctcatcttcatcctTGTCATCCCCCCAGTCGAGCTGCAAACCGTCATCTTCCAGCGCAGCTGATGGCTGGCTCCAgtccagtcctgcagatatGTCACCACCACTCTCCCAGGCCAGGCCCGATGTGGCTTGAGCAGGAGTCGACCAGTCCAGGTTGCTGGCTCTGCTGCCATTCTGTTGCTGGGAGGATCCCACAGTGACCATGGAAGAACCTTTACTCAAGGAGGCCCCAGCCTTCTTGGTGACCTTTGGAAGTTTTGAGAGGACTTCAAGAGCCAGAACTGGACATCCCACCTTGAAATGAGCATTAGCTGTGGTGAAAAAGAGCTTCCGTTCAATGAGGTTGATTTCATCGGCAGTGCTCTTTTCAGAGGCGAGTCCTAGGGTGGCCAAGGTGCCTTCTGGAGAGGTGAAGTGTCGACGGATTAAAAGCGGGTGTGTGCGCAGGTAGTTGTAGAAGCTGAAGACCACAGGATTGCAGGACTTCACCATCACTTCTGAGAAGAGAAGAAACCTTCTTAGACCTGGTTATTGCCAGGACAATTGTGTACTTATATACAAACACATAAGCTAATAATTACATTGACACTTGTAAACAgctgagttacaaatttttgaagacacaaacatttttaactgcTTCTGTCCACTTTATATAGtttctgaaatttctgtatGTAGTGGGACAAACATGATGTATGTTGCTGGGCCATTATggtagacaatgtgtgtttctggGCCAATATGGTCACTAAAGCGAATCCAGATAGAAGGAGAGTGTGGGATCTAATGACTTCAATTCACTTCCACATCgtaaattagtttaattttcatGGAGCTTTAATTCAGAACGCTGACTAATGTAACCAGATGGACCTTAGTCAGATGTCCTTATTAGCaatgttcagtgttcaagatTCCTTAGACAAAGTAGCTCATCAAATTGAGCTCACCTAAATTTTCATCATCTTCCTTTGGTATCTGCTCTAGTAGAGTGTCTAGGGCTCTAGTGTAGTCCTTCATTATCCAGAAGGCAATACTGCGCAGGAAGGGATCTGGGTGGAGTTTGGTGCAGGAGAAGCCGGAGCCGTCCCTCTGGCAGCCGAGAACTTTCTCGTAGAGGATGCCTTTGCAGGTGGAGGAGCTCTCGTAATCTGACTCATACAGCCTGGCCACCACCATGGCCAGCTGAATGTCCTCCATCTTCTCCAAGCATACCTGCAATTCATAAAGAGCGAGTCATCCTGATGGTGTTGTAGAGCTCTGTGCCAATTCAGCAGAGGAAGGCAAAGGAGACACTCCAACCACATTTTGTTTCTCAGGACTGAAACAAATTATTGCTTCAAATCACAGGCACATAATTTTGGTCCTCAAGAGCCACAATCCTGCAGATTTTCAAGGAAAGCAGTTTAATTTGCAAACACTGAGCACATGGGCTGCCAAGTACGAACACTTACTAAAAATAATTACGAGAAAGCACTGCAGCCAAGCACCCTTACTTTGAGCATCACATCCAGACTGCTACGATAACAGGAACGAAGCACTACTGGGCTGTTCTCACCTTTCCGATTTAACAGtacacaatacatttacattatttagcagacgcttttctccaaagcaacttccaatggacattatgtagtgttatcagcccacacaccttattcaccgttgtgacttacactactagataaactacttacaatgggtcactcatccatacatcccaATACACGTACCAATACAGAGCAGTCCGTCCGAAGTAACCCTTGTGTACGAGTGCACAATGAAAATGCGATGGGTGATCTCAACAATAGAcctataaaaactgaaaatgaagtcTGACTGCAACCATAAGCTGTGACAGTAACCAAAATGCATCTTCAGGTCTATGACCAGAGGCTTTATTTCATAACCAACTAACATCTAGCCAACTGTTAATCAGAATGAGTAAGgccaacacaaaaacaaaaaacaatgaagaaattAGTTGATATTTGAATTTTAACGTCATAGATCACTTAGATTCATTATGTACAATTGTATCTCTGGAAAGTTTGTGGCCTTCAGAGCTTTTCTTAATTCAGTATCACcattatttacttagctgacgtCTTAAAATTAAGTCCTTTTGAAAGCACTGGACTGCACTCATATGATAATCTAACAAAACACAGTACTGTAGTTAACACAAGATCAACAtaccaacaaaaaaatcaaatgaaacaaagcaaaaaaaaaaaaaaaaattttaaaaggtttcttttaaaaaaaaaaaaaaaaaaaaaaaaaatttttttttaaaaagcctttgAATTCAGACCTCAATAGCGTCTTTAAGGGAGCCTGCGAGAAGGAAAAAAGCTGCGGACTGCTCAAAGCGCTGCTTCCCCAGTAGGGAGAAGGCGTTCTTAAGGGCCGCTTTCCGCCATCGATCCTCTGTGAAGTTATGGCTGAAGAACTGGGTCATCTTTTCATCATGCTGGGACCTGTGGAGAAAAACGGCTAAATGCAATCCACACCCCGTGGGTCAGTTCCCATTGACAATCcggttcaaacacacacaatacgAAGCATCTCCCGCTAACACGCAACAGACAACAGCTGCCATTGACAAGAAATAAAGTCTAGCTAGTTACCATTGAGAGGACTGAAAGCATTACCTGAACAGCCCCCACAGAACAGCTTTCTTCTTCATAGCGAGGTAGAAAAGAGCGGCATCCAAGGGATCATTATTCCTCTGAAAGGCAGCTTTTCCAACCTAGTGGAAGGACAGCAAGAAGCACTGGTGAGTTTAGAGGGGAGGAATGAGCACGTCATGAAGCAGTTTAATGTGCATTCGATCAGCGGTTTTCCGTTTGGCCTTTGGCAGACTATCAGCAGTGATCTGTGGAACTACAAATACTGATGTGGAGACAGACAGCTGGTAAGAAGGGCACTCTGTGCAGCGAGGTCGCCCGCAATAGGGCCAGACCGCTAGCGGAAGCCGACCTTCTCCACCATCCTGCGAAGGGTGTTGATGTTCCGTATCCACCAGCCCACGCCTACGGCCCGAAGTTCAGACCACTGCGGGTCACCCCTCTGCATGGCCGGAATCATattcagcagctcctcctctgcctccgAGTGGAAGGCCCAAGCGAAGTGGCACGTGGATAGCCCTGCGGGTACGCATTGGGTAGGGAGAGCTGAGCATGCAGACGCACAGCGGATGGGaagctctgtcacacacacacaattttaagTGGAGAGCTACATTGGGATGACCTTACTTAAAACCCTGAACATCGTATATGACAGCCCTTCGGGGAAGCGCCCTTGACCGACTGCGAGTTGTTGAAGCGACAGTAAAGACCACCGAAAGCGCAATGCTGGATCAACTGTATGAGCGCCACATCATCCTTCTGGCCTCACCAGCTTACCCTGGTGCAGCAGCTGCATCCTGTAGAGCGGGGGCAGGGAGGTCAGCAAACAGGTGTGAAGACGCATGGCCAGCAGGTACCGTAGGCCACACTCGTCCAATGCCTCACCACCTGGATTTGAGCAAAACAGGTCACAGTTTACCAACACACTTGGGAGGAGACCCAGGGTGGCCTGATGACCGGTAGATGCTGAATGCACCCCCTCCAAGGCTACCCCGCCCATGTACATCTGCTCTAATTCAGCTGTCAGGCAAGCCCTCCCCTCCCAGGGGCATGTATAGCCTTCTCCTCTCTCCGACAAAAGCAAGCAGCTGAATTAGCCAAGGACCTTCCGCTTGTATAATGGCAACCACAAAATACCCTGGGTTTGGAAATAACACTGTTACACAGCAATATATGGTATGTGAACACCGCAAATGGACACAACATTGCAGACAGGTGTACAAGTAGCAGAAAATTGCCACTGCAGACAACGCTCTCAGTTGTTTCATTCTGTtaatacactacatttattcagctaacATCTTTATCCAAGGCGATTTTCAACGTTAGAAGCTTAGAGTACAAACCTAACCACGGtctgtccatttatacagctagttaatttttactggagcaattcaggatgtGGGACTCAAAAACAGGTTCTTATATTGCAAGGcaatgactctaaccactaagctacatGCTGCccatttattatttcataatgTAGTTAAGGTGGTCAAGTTTCCGACTTCTACTTCGCAGACAATGAAGAATTACAGCCAGTGTTAAAGCCGGCATAGTAAATGCACTGTGCCAGTTTCTGCAGCTGTCGCTATACTCCCCAAACCAACATTTACTTAATTTCCCAGAAGTAGCCGTCCAGAAGTCTattaaaaaatctgaatcaTTTAGTATTGTTGCAAATTATACAGGTCTTGTTTATACTGGTTGCTAAGTTCCAAGCTTTTAGTGCACACTGCACACATTCCATTAATTACTTCTTACAATGAGTTATTTCGGAAGACCGTATGTTTGAAGACATAATAGTCATTAGATTAAACCGGATCTAAAGTACACTGAATCCTCAACTTACAACAAGGACCAGAATTCTGTTTGGAATTTGatttgttcaaaaacattttacttctaaatcacaataaaatattaaccaTACAGATATCCCTTAACTTGTTTACAGGTTACGTAAAAACCTTGGACATAgccataataaaaaatactttgtaaattaatgtttcgcgagctacattaaaattgaaattacataattaaaataCTCCTATTCAAAACTGAACATTGACAGAATAATGACACAAGCACGTTAAATGGTTGACATACATTATTGATCGCTAACAATCACAAACTCTAGATAGGAACTATGAACACTGAGGACGGAAACTGAATAAGATCCCACATTCATATTCAGTGTTGGTGAGTTTTATTGACACCTATTGGTTGAGTGAAGAAAAATGAGTCGCTTTCTCTCCTCAGACAAGTTTTTTGAAAATAGGCAAGTAAAGGAAGAGAAAGCATTTATTTaagtaaactggaaaaatttcAATTTTCAAATATGTAGCATGACGAACCCGTACCTAATCGTCAGCCAAAATAACCATAAGAATAGTCATGCATCCACCCTTGTGTTACTTGTGGTTGCATTCAAGGAGGAACCACTAAAGAAGAGGTCCAGCACTCACCAGTGTACTGTTTGTCGGaggtgctgctgacctcagcgcTGGTGGTGGCCACGGTGTCTGCCAGCGCTACTAAGAACATCTGCTCCAGACGAGTAAGGCCTGGTAGGCTCGAATGCATCAGGTGGCTGGACAGCACCTGGGCGTGCTCGGGGCCAAAGTAGGTAGGGCCATACTGCGACAGGTTGATCACTCTAGacttcttctctctcttttctgctgCAAAGCTCACAAAGTCATCAGTGGTTACTGGCTGCACCTGGAACAGATCCGCGTACTGGTCCTCTGAAGACTTCTGTGCCTCCCCGTCTGGGCCCTTAGGTCCTTTACTCGTCTCCTCACCACTCTTGTAGGAGGTGTCCAGGTCAGCCGAGAGGAGGGCGTACAGAGGAAGTGGTGGAATCGAGTTGATCTCAGTGTAGTCGCGCCCCCCTTCCCGGCCAGCAAGGATGGTATCCTTTGCTGTGCTGCCACTGACGCTAATAGTCCGAGATAGATGACGTCTAGCCCCGCCCTCGCCAGCCTCCACGTCCCTTACTACCGCCACTTCTCCAGCGATGCACTTCACCAGGTGGGACAGGATGGCCTTAGCCCTGCGTACCTTCCCTAGGTCCATCAGTTCCAAGAGCTGAGTTGGGTGGTACTGCGGCAGCGTGGGGGACAAAGAGTGGGCGGCCTCAAAGAGGCTGCCATCCTGGATGACAGCAGGTGTCCGAAGAGCATCATCCATGCCAGCGCTTCCCTCTACAACGCTTTTCGACCTGCTGCGGGACTCGGGTCCCGTGAAAATTTCGTCGCTGGATGAAAGACTGTCTCCCTCTTCACCAGGCTTCTTGTCTTGCCTCCACTGAGAATAGACATGCATTTCACAGTCCATGCCCACCACGAGGATCCCGTCTCGTACCCAAGACAAGGACACAGGCAATGAGGGCGTGCCATCCACAGAGGACACCAGGTCCACCGAGCGCAGCAGCACCCACCTGGACTTGATACCTTGCTTGATGCTCCCCCCAAGAGGTAGTGTGATGACTGCCATGCCATCCTTGCTGCTGGTCTGCTCATTGACGATGCCAGAGATGCGGCCGTACATGAGAATGTTGGAGCCCACGCCAACAGTCAGGATGTGGGAGCCATCCTCCTTGGACAGCCAGTCCAGATGGACAAAGTGCTTGATGTTGGGGCTCTGACGGCTCTCTCTATTCAAGTACAGGTCAGCCTTGCTGTACACGAACAAGTTGCTGTCCACGCTGACTTTGGGGCCCAGCACGTTGCCTACTTTGGTGAAGTCGTCCAGGTGGATGGTCTGCTCCAACACCCACTCGGAGCCGCCCGTGGACTCGCACTCGTAGATGGACACGTGCATGGAGAACTCCTTGGTGACACAACCGTTACTCTGCACGGGCTGCTTGAAGGACACGGCCAGGCGGCCTGTGTAGGAGCAGCTGACAGCAACCGGTCGACCGAGCACGCACACGGCACTGTCATTATCCTCCTCCTCGTTGAGGTGTGCCCAAGGCTCCCAGCGGTATGTGCGGCCCTCCTCAGGATTCTCAGCACCCAGGTCTGCCTCCACAGAGCAGCGCCAGAACCTCACTCTACTGTCTGAGCAGGTTGTTACGATCAGATACGGAGCCAGGCATACTGGGTAAATGGATGAAGAACTAAGATGCCCtttaaaagaaagagaacaCTTAAAAGTGGTATATTAAACTAGAGAGAACACAAAACATCCACTAGCTATCATCTTACTTAAATCTGGTTGATAGATTATTACAAGTTTGGTTTAGGAAAGTTGTCAATATTATTACAAAAGGCCCAGTTAAAAATCACATCCCAGGGTTCTAATAAGCATGATCCCAGACTAACCTGCTGAGGGTGTGGCGCGGATGACCTCGACCCCGCTGGGGAGATCCAGGTGCTGGCTGTACACCAGCTTGGAGCTGAGGATGAGCTTGCTGGCGGACTGCAGGTTGGCCGTGGAGGTGGAGCGGGGCAGGGGGCTCTGCCCGGGAGACGTCTCCGGGGACGATTCAGCATTGCCCAGCTGGTGTGGGACCATCAGCTGGTTCTGGAACATCTGTGCTGGTCCGGTGCTCTCTATGGTCCACAGAATAGCCCAGAGCTGCTACACTTCTGTTTGCATGCATTTgtgtgcaaattaaaaatcttcTTTCATTTGGTCTAAACTTACAGCAATCTCAGTAGCAAAGTGATATATTTGAAACTAGTGGGAAATTACATCCATTCGCCATGTCATTTACCCTGGAGAATCTTGTAATAATTGAAGTTTTAGCCAGTAAAGCTTTGAATCTTACTCAGGAGCATTATTTTCCACTGTAACAACAGCTTTGGTAGTAAAGTTTTTGACAACAAAAGCTTAATGTTCTTCATAATCCAGAACGGCAACTTCTATGTGGCAATAAACTGCCGGCCCTGCTGATAGTCATTCTCTTTCATGGATGCAAACTGCAGCAGTGTTGCTCTACACCATGCTGTTGCAGTATTTATTAGATTCATAAATTGGTCATTCATCTCAAACGCCATTTCCAGCGTAAGCAGCCAGCATAACGCTGTTCACTCCGGCTACATTCTTTGCCATTTACAAGCGGAATGCCACTTGAAAGCCCCTGTGATTGCTTACGATCCACAGCGATATACTGAGTAATTGCAATGCTTCTGTAAACAGCTGAAATCAACACCAGTTAACCATTACAGAATATGGCATATTGCAATCCTAGTTCAGCAGGGTCgaaacacccaaaaaaaaaaaaacaaaaaaaacacacaacatgaaGGAGAACCCTTCGTATCAAATGAGAGGACAGCTACTGATCAGCACGAAGCTCCTCCATCTTACACACCTACACACGCCTGCACGGACTTCAGATGCAGGTGCCACATTTGTAGAACGGAGTCCCGGTTGGCATCTTTCTCGATAACCACCAAGAAGAACTTCTCTGAAAAAGGGGGTGGATGACATCCAATTCCTAAAAGCAGGACATTATGACACATATCGGTTAACTACCTTGACAAAAAAGCACCAACATCAAGAATGACTAGGTTTGCTGTATGTAATAAAGGAGCAATAGTTTTCCATTTGCATAGTAAGAGACAAGAGTACCTTCAGAGGAGGGAAGGCTAGAAGGAGGGAAAGCACTGGGGTCATCATGGGGCCTGTATCCCAGGATGAAGTCCTCCTGGAACACGTGGAGCAGCTGCGTGTTGGAGCCACACTGCACCGCAGAAAAGGACACCATCAGAACAGTATCCAACCTGGAGCCCGTCTGGGTGGGATCCACCAGGAGCACCACATGCAGCTATGATACTGCATGCTGATCTCACCTGGTTTGTAATGGCATCAAGCTCAATGATACACCCAGGCCTGGCGGTGGACTGCTGGCTCACAATGTTGAACACTTCGCCAACCAACCTCTATGGGAAAACAGATGAGCTATTGGTCAACTGTGATTTACACATGAGCTTGTGAGACCGGTGTATGGGAGAAGTAGAGTGCCAGGTGGGCTTACAGAGGTCTCAGGATCTGAAAGCTCATCCAGAAGTTTCCTTGCGTCTACCACAGCTTGGTACAGCCGCAGGTTTGTTCCATCAGAAGCCACGAAGCAAGCGCTTGCAGAATTGCAGTATGTACCTGGGATATAaggtatgatttaaaaaattaaggaaCTCTTCCAGGTGAAGAGCAAAAGCTGTAAACTGAACCGAAATTACACTGTTTGTGAGAACGCATACTGAAAAAAGTGCGTGCTTAAACATGAGACCTACTTACCGAGGACTGAGCTGGGAATGAGAGTGGGCAGCCACGCCACATTGGAGAAGGCAGAGGTGTGCAGCGAGTTAATGCGAGCCAACTCGGACACCCCTCCCGTGCAAGACAGCGGCCCAATGTGGTCCACGCGCCACAGGATCAGCTCACTGTAGATGGCGTTGGGGTCATGGAAGGTGCGTGTGGCTGCATTTCTCAGCTGCCTTCGGGGGAAGCCCTTGAGAGGCCCGGCAGCCTGCAAGACATTCTTCTCCTTCTCGGAGTCCCAAgtgctgtctgtctgtggtgTGCGCAGGGCATTGTGGTGCGAGGAGGtcagcagc
Proteins encoded in this region:
- the dmxl2 gene encoding dmX-like protein 2 isoform X2; translation: MHLHQVLTGAVNPGDSCYSVGSVNDTPFTAYGSGCDIVILASDFECVQIIPGAQHGNIQVGCVECSHQLGRIAASYGNTVCIFEPLATNPNKRHSQLNYQWQKMGQFFLNAMTYNLAWDPQGNRILAATERLQLWAPPSIDTLVEEEDGQTTEEKTHPALNDWKCVWQCKTAVSVHIMKWSPDGEYFATAGKDDCLLKVWYPTTGWKSAVVIPDLQEKKAPAVHFSFVYLAHPRAVTGFSWRKTSKYMPKGSVCNVLLTSCQDGICRLWSETLLPEDSLLGGQISENSTSFSSSLPNLGGQKDKIQHALESIHHLKHLRRGRRRSSALVAHTELLPSQLGSHEVHRHISHHANALCHFHISASINPHTDIPSNLAGSAFSADETSGGFVVHWLNNKDLSFTSSMDFFMQHLRKLSEQQLEQATEELDQEAQPVKFDLDLDEMSDKGSSEHEEGEQEGSTKASSPGSSSSVPLPTVLLDRKMEALTLEWNKSPDMLFTIHPVDGSFLVWHVKYLDEYIPGIFRQVQVSFSSRIPVAFPTGDANSLSKNIMMYACTFTEPESNSALEQKRKAKRIPQSASVSAELGSTAAYSVAPIIGPAVMMVSKHVDGSLNQWVVTFAERSAFSSVLTVTHKFRYCGHRFHLNDLACHTVLPLLLTSSHHNALRTPQTDSTWDSEKEKNVLQAAGPLKGFPRRQLRNAATRTFHDPNAIYSELILWRVDHIGPLSCTGGVSELARINSLHTSAFSNVAWLPTLIPSSVLGTYCNSASACFVASDGTNLRLYQAVVDARKLLDELSDPETSRLVGEVFNIVSQQSTARPGCIIELDAITNQCGSNTQLLHVFQEDFILGYRPHDDPSAFPPSSLPSSEGIGCHPPPFSEKFFLVVIEKDANRDSVLQMWHLHLKSVQACVESTGPAQMFQNQLMVPHQLGNAESSPETSPGQSPLPRSTSTANLQSASKLILSSKLVYSQHLDLPSGVEVIRATPSAGHLSSSSIYPVCLAPYLIVTTCSDSRVRFWRCSVEADLGAENPEEGRTYRWEPWAHLNEEEDNDSAVCVLGRPVAVSCSYTGRLAVSFKQPVQSNGCVTKEFSMHVSIYECESTGGSEWVLEQTIHLDDFTKVGNVLGPKVSVDSNLFVYSKADLYLNRESRQSPNIKHFVHLDWLSKEDGSHILTVGVGSNILMYGRISGIVNEQTSSKDGMAVITLPLGGSIKQGIKSRWVLLRSVDLVSSVDGTPSLPVSLSWVRDGILVVGMDCEMHVYSQWRQDKKPGEEGDSLSSSDEIFTGPESRSRSKSVVEGSAGMDDALRTPAVIQDGSLFEAAHSLSPTLPQYHPTQLLELMDLGKVRRAKAILSHLVKCIAGEVAVVRDVEAGEGGARRHLSRTISVSGSTAKDTILAGREGGRDYTEINSIPPLPLYALLSADLDTSYKSGEETSKGPKGPDGEAQKSSEDQYADLFQVQPVTTDDFVSFAAEKREKKSRVINLSQYGPTYFGPEHAQVLSSHLMHSSLPGLTRLEQMFLVALADTVATTSAEVSSTSDKQYTGGEALDECGLRYLLAMRLHTCLLTSLPPLYRMQLLHQGLSTCHFAWAFHSEAEEELLNMIPAMQRGDPQWSELRAVGVGWWIRNINTLRRMVEKVGKAAFQRNNDPLDAALFYLAMKKKAVLWGLFRSQHDEKMTQFFSHNFTEDRWRKAALKNAFSLLGKQRFEQSAAFFLLAGSLKDAIEVCLEKMEDIQLAMVVARLYESDYESSSTCKGILYEKVLGCQRDGSGFSCTKLHPDPFLRSIAFWIMKDYTRALDTLLEQIPKEDDENLEVMVKSCNPVVFSFYNYLRTHPLLIRRHFTSPEGTLATLGLASEKSTADEINLIERKLFFTTANAHFKVGCPVLALEVLSKLPKVTKKAGASLSKGSSMVTVGSSQQQNGSRASNLDWSTPAQATSGLAWESGGDISAGLDWSQPSAALEDDGLQLDWGDDKDEDEEEEEDDDGGLTMKSETDEKKEKQKEQTGQKMSSLQREDSAGDSEVDVIAEQLKFRACLKILMTELRTLATGYEVDGGKLRFQLYNWLEKEIGAMHKICNYKVGGKEVTGELDKWKEDEGSGELDEALDRTDAGAYERHQLERRRLQAKQQHAERRKAWLRKNQALLRVFLSYCSLHGAKGGGVTSVRMELIFLLQESQQETTVKQLQSPLPLPTTLPLLSASIAPTKTVIANPVLHLSNHIHDILYTILQMEAPPHPEIPDDRVRVNALHTLAASLSACIYQALCDSHSYSSQSEANQFTGMVYQGLLLSERRRLRTESIEEHATPTSPPAQWPGVSSLINLLSSAQGEDQPKLNVMLCEAVVAVCFSLLIHGLGTLSANELFRLAAHPLNNRMWAAVFGGGAKIIIKPKRPPEIAPVPPPPTEDVDKHRRRFNMRMLVPGRPVKETPATPPPVPAERPTYREKFIPPELSMWDYFVAKPFLPPSDSGALYDSDESVASDDEDDEDAFLSNTQMTEHSDPNSYSWALIRLVMVKLILHSVKSFLPITGLDFTDLPVSSPLVNAVLKTMENWEQLLFERMNKFDGPPPNYINTYPTDLSAGGGPAILRHKAMLEPENTPFKTKHHQSFPVRRLWHFLVKQEILQETLIRYIFTKKRKQSEFLEDHVDQLTQNCVAGGHKPAKVEADLGYPGGKAKIIHKESDIIMAFAINKANTNEVVLASTHDVQEVDVSTLLAAQPYTWIGEEFDKESRSSDDLDYRSSHTNIAQASAPPFAPPQVPASSSMPWLGSGQTSTGASVIMKRNLNNVKRMTSHPIYQYYMTGAQDGSVRMFEWSRPQQLLCFRQAGNARVTRLYFNSQGNKCGVADGEGFLSLWQVNQTSSNPKPYLSWQCHSKTCGDFAFITSSSLIATAGQSNDNRNVCLWDTLVSPSNTMVHAFHCHENGATVLQYAPKQQLIITGGRKGFVCIFDIRQRQLLHTFQAHDSAIKALSLDSTEDFFVTGSAEGNMKVWKLTGHGLLHSFSTEHAKQSIFRNIGAGVMQIETCPGNRIFTCGADGTLKMRVLPDRYNIPASIFDIL